One window of the Chryseobacterium shigense genome contains the following:
- a CDS encoding 5-formyltetrahydrofolate cyclo-ligase, producing the protein MQKRKALSVDEAFLLSEKILKNFLDYFKPETGQKVHIFLPIKKFKEIDTKIFIEAFLDKNMHVFVPKVVAGNLFSVEINSETAFETSEWGIPEPVSNEDSGEQHFDYVITPLLYCDGRGNRIGYGKGFYDAFFQSISETSRKIGVNYFNPDERIDDVWENDIPLDYLVTPTEVLSFFTGSE; encoded by the coding sequence ATGCAAAAAAGAAAAGCCTTGTCAGTAGATGAGGCTTTTCTGTTATCTGAAAAAATACTTAAGAACTTCCTGGATTATTTTAAACCCGAAACAGGCCAGAAAGTACATATTTTCCTTCCGATTAAAAAGTTTAAAGAGATTGATACAAAAATCTTTATTGAGGCTTTCCTGGATAAAAATATGCATGTTTTTGTACCTAAAGTCGTTGCAGGAAACCTGTTCTCAGTAGAAATTAATAGTGAAACAGCATTTGAAACCAGTGAATGGGGAATTCCGGAGCCTGTTTCTAATGAAGATTCCGGGGAGCAGCACTTTGATTATGTAATTACTCCTTTGCTTTACTGTGACGGCAGAGGAAACAGGATAGGCTATGGAAAAGGTTTTTACGATGCGTTTTTCCAAAGTATTTCCGAGACATCCAGAAAAATTGGTGTCAATTATTTCAATCCTGATGAGAGAATTGATGATGTATGGGAAAATGATATTCCTTTAGACTATTTGGTTACTCCAACAGAGGTGCTGTCTTTCTTTACCGGATCAGAGTAG
- the pncB gene encoding nicotinate phosphoribosyltransferase: protein MNDVRLNSILDNDFYKITMQNAVVKLFPSSIVKYEFINRGKHQFPEGFDAALKEAVNKMAELKLTKEEKKFMARTCPYIDLPYLDFLEGYHYDPSEVKIHQEGSDLSVTVEGLWYRTILWEVPLLALISELHYEMNHMERDSNEIVMNRTLEKADSLARLGVNFAEFGTRRRHSYKVQNLVMEALTQNKESTFIGSSNVHFAMKYNVKPIGTHAHEWFMFHAAEYGFKMANEMALEHWVDVYRGDLGVALSDTYTTDVFFQQFDKKFAKLFDGVRHDSGDPLEFADKTIAHYQNNGINPLFKYIIFSDALNLEKVEEITNYCKGKIGVSFGIGTNLTNDVGLKPMNIVMKLIGVQAPNKEWIPTVKLSDEHGKYTGDPKMIELAKEFLRIKD, encoded by the coding sequence ATGAATGATGTTCGATTAAACTCTATTCTGGATAACGATTTCTATAAAATAACGATGCAAAATGCAGTGGTAAAGCTATTCCCAAGCTCCATTGTAAAATATGAATTCATCAACAGAGGAAAACACCAGTTTCCGGAAGGTTTCGATGCGGCTTTAAAGGAAGCAGTCAACAAAATGGCAGAACTGAAGCTTACCAAGGAAGAAAAAAAATTCATGGCAAGAACCTGTCCTTATATAGATCTGCCCTATCTGGATTTTTTAGAAGGCTATCATTACGATCCGTCTGAGGTAAAGATACACCAGGAAGGCAGCGATCTTTCCGTAACGGTTGAAGGACTTTGGTACAGGACCATTCTCTGGGAAGTTCCCCTTCTTGCTTTGATCAGTGAACTTCATTACGAAATGAACCATATGGAAAGAGATTCCAATGAGATCGTTATGAACAGAACTTTAGAAAAAGCAGATTCACTCGCAAGGCTTGGTGTAAATTTCGCAGAATTCGGGACCAGAAGAAGACATTCCTATAAGGTACAGAATCTGGTGATGGAAGCTTTAACACAAAATAAAGAATCAACCTTCATCGGAAGTTCCAATGTACATTTTGCCATGAAATACAATGTAAAACCAATTGGCACCCATGCACATGAATGGTTTATGTTCCATGCCGCCGAATATGGTTTTAAAATGGCCAACGAAATGGCACTCGAACATTGGGTAGACGTTTACAGAGGTGATCTTGGAGTTGCATTATCAGATACTTATACTACTGATGTTTTCTTCCAGCAGTTTGACAAAAAATTCGCAAAACTGTTTGACGGTGTACGCCATGACAGTGGTGATCCGTTGGAGTTTGCAGACAAAACAATAGCCCACTATCAAAATAACGGAATCAATCCTTTATTTAAATATATCATCTTTTCTGATGCATTAAACCTGGAAAAGGTAGAAGAAATCACCAACTACTGCAAAGGAAAAATCGGGGTATCCTTCGGAATCGGAACCAATCTTACCAACGATGTCGGTTTAAAACCAATGAATATAGTAATGAAGCTGATCGGGGTACAGGCTCCGAACAAAGAGTGGATCCCAACCGTAAAACTTTCCGACGAACATGGAAAATACACCGGAGATCCTAAAATGATCGAACTGGCTAAAGAATTTTTAAGAATAAAAGATTAA
- a CDS encoding Dps family protein encodes MKNASIIGLKEADCKNISEKLNILLANYSVFYQNTRGSHWNIKGDQFFTLHPKFEELYNSLVLKIDEIAERILTLGATPAHNYSDYLKVASIKESKEVTDANKSVELILNSFKVVIDLQRELLDITDAAGDEGTNSQMSDYITEQEKEVWMYNSYLGK; translated from the coding sequence ATGAAAAATGCAAGTATTATCGGCTTAAAAGAGGCCGACTGTAAAAACATTTCAGAAAAATTAAATATCCTGTTAGCCAATTATTCCGTATTTTACCAAAACACAAGAGGTTCCCACTGGAATATTAAAGGAGATCAGTTTTTCACGCTTCATCCTAAGTTTGAAGAATTATATAACAGTCTTGTGCTGAAAATTGATGAGATCGCGGAAAGAATCCTTACTTTAGGAGCAACTCCAGCCCACAACTACTCAGATTATCTGAAAGTGGCTAGTATTAAAGAGAGCAAAGAAGTAACGGATGCCAACAAAAGTGTTGAGCTTATCCTAAATTCTTTCAAAGTAGTGATTGACCTGCAAAGAGAGCTTCTGGACATTACAGACGCAGCAGGAGATGAAGGAACCAACTCTCAAATGAGTGATTACATTACCGAACAGGAAAAAGAAGTATGGATGTACAATTCTTATTTAGGGAAGTAA
- the rpsJ gene encoding 30S ribosomal protein S10: MSQRIRIKLKSYDYNLVDKSAEKIVKTVKATGAVVNGPIPLPTNKRIFTVLRSPHVNKKAREQFQLSAHKRLMDIYSSSSKTVDALMKLELPSGVDVEIKV; encoded by the coding sequence ATGTCACAAAGAATCAGAATAAAACTAAAATCTTACGATTATAACTTGGTAGACAAGTCTGCTGAGAAAATCGTAAAAACGGTAAAGGCTACCGGTGCTGTTGTAAACGGACCGATTCCATTGCCTACGAATAAGAGAATCTTCACGGTGTTGAGATCTCCGCACGTAAACAAGAAAGCAAGAGAACAGTTCCAACTTTCTGCTCACAAGAGATTGATGGATATCTACTCTTCTTCTTCTAAGACTGTTGATGCTCTAATGAAATTAGAACTTCCTTCAGGTGTAGACGTTGAAATTAAAGTGTGA
- the rpsL gene encoding 30S ribosomal protein S12: MPTIQQLVRKGRATLAKKSKSAALDSCPQRRGVCTRVYTTTPKKPNSALRKVARVRLSNGKEVNAYIPGEGHNLQEHSIVLVRGGRVKDLPGVRYHIVRGALDTAGVNGRTQRRSKYGAKRPKPGQAAAAPAKGKKK, translated from the coding sequence ATGCCTACTATTCAACAATTAGTAAGAAAAGGAAGAGCCACGCTTGCCAAGAAGAGCAAATCGGCTGCCCTTGATTCTTGTCCACAAAGACGTGGTGTATGTACGAGAGTATATACCACTACACCTAAGAAACCTAACTCTGCACTTAGAAAAGTAGCAAGGGTAAGACTTTCTAACGGTAAAGAAGTTAACGCCTATATCCCGGGCGAAGGACATAATCTTCAAGAGCACTCGATAGTATTGGTTAGAGGCGGAAGGGTGAAAGACCTACCGGGAGTACGTTACCACATCGTAAGAGGTGCATTAGACACAGCTGGTGTAAATGGAAGAACTCAGAGAAGATCTAAGTACGGAGCTAAGAGACCTAAACCAGGACAAGCAGCTGCTGCTCCTGCAAAAGGAAAGAAAAAATAA
- a CDS encoding DUF5995 family protein, with amino-acid sequence MKTIEEVLKKLDDIIIWCKENQSPAGYFACTYRIMTAQVLKGIQQKKFEDNPRMILLDIAFAQRYLDAWENYSKGKKITNSWYLAFEATKNKNLLILQHIFLGMNAHINLDLGISAATIMPYRKINPLKKDFENINTVIASINQQVQDSLNKICYPVDLIDKISNGKDNAILDFAISKARETSWATAVIASNTPNFLRESVINIVDYAAAKVASQILNPKLLTPALTKELKKCESNDIVKNIEILSGTKTV; translated from the coding sequence ATGAAAACAATAGAAGAAGTCCTTAAAAAACTGGATGATATCATCATCTGGTGCAAAGAAAACCAAAGTCCAGCCGGATATTTTGCATGTACTTACAGAATTATGACCGCTCAGGTTTTAAAGGGAATCCAACAAAAAAAGTTTGAAGACAATCCCAGGATGATTTTATTAGATATTGCTTTTGCCCAAAGATATTTAGACGCGTGGGAAAACTACAGTAAAGGAAAAAAGATCACAAACTCCTGGTATTTGGCCTTTGAAGCAACTAAAAACAAAAACCTTCTGATCTTACAGCATATTTTCTTAGGAATGAATGCTCATATTAATCTTGATCTGGGGATCTCGGCAGCTACAATAATGCCGTATCGGAAAATAAATCCGCTTAAAAAAGATTTTGAAAATATCAACACAGTAATAGCTTCAATCAACCAACAGGTCCAGGATTCTTTAAACAAAATATGCTATCCTGTGGATCTTATCGACAAAATCTCAAATGGTAAAGATAATGCCATTCTGGATTTCGCGATTTCCAAAGCAAGGGAAACTTCCTGGGCCACCGCAGTCATAGCTTCTAATACACCCAATTTTTTAAGAGAATCCGTTATCAATATTGTAGATTATGCTGCAGCAAAAGTGGCATCTCAGATCTTAAATCCTAAGCTCCTTACACCTGCTTTAACTAAAGAACTGAAAAAATGTGAAAGCAATGACATTGTGAAAAATATTGAAATTCTATCCGGAACAAAAACTGTTTAG
- the fusA gene encoding elongation factor G: protein MSRDLKFTRNIGIAAHIDAGKTTTTERILFYTGVNHKIGEVHDGASTMDWMEQEAERGITITSAATTCSWNFPTDQGKPVADTKPYHFNIIDTPGHVDFTVEVNRSLRVLDGLVFLFSAVDGVEPQSETNWRLADNYKVARMGFVNKMDRQGADFLNVVNQVKDMLGSNAVPIVLPIGAEEDFKGVVDLIKNRAIIWDEAGQGATFEVVPIPEDMKAEVLEYREKLVEAVADYDETLMEKFFEDPDSISEEEINEALRKATIDLSIIPMTCGSSFKNKGVQFMLDAVCKYLPSPLDKDDIKGTDPRTDAEITRKPDVNEPFAALAFKIATDPFVGRLAFFRAYSGRLDAGSYILNTRSGDKERISRIYQMHANKQNPVEYIEAGDIGAAVGFKSIKTGDTMCDEKNPIILESMVFPDPVIGIAVEPKTKADQDKMGNALAKLAEEDPTFTVRTDEASGQTIISGMGELHLDIIVDRMKREFKVEVNQGQPQVEYKENLTKVAQHREVYKKQSGGKGKFADIVFELGPAEEGKIGLEFINEIKGGNVPREFVPAIEKGFKAAMKNGPLAGFEVEGIKVILKDGSFHAVDSDALSFEMAAKLGFKEAGRAAKPVIMEPIMKLEVVTPEEYMGNIIGDLNKRRGTISGQEEKNGAVVIKGSVPLSEMFGYVTTLRTLSSGRATSSMELEKYQATPQNVAEEIIAKAKG from the coding sequence ATGAGTAGAGATCTTAAATTTACAAGAAATATTGGTATTGCCGCTCACATTGATGCTGGTAAAACTACTACTACAGAAAGAATCTTATTCTATACAGGGGTAAACCACAAAATTGGTGAAGTTCACGATGGTGCTTCTACAATGGACTGGATGGAGCAGGAAGCAGAAAGAGGTATTACTATTACTTCTGCTGCAACCACTTGTTCTTGGAACTTTCCAACAGATCAAGGAAAACCTGTTGCAGACACTAAACCTTACCACTTCAACATTATCGATACACCGGGACACGTTGACTTTACAGTAGAAGTAAACAGATCTTTGAGAGTATTAGATGGATTGGTATTCTTATTCTCAGCAGTAGATGGAGTAGAGCCTCAGTCTGAAACAAACTGGAGACTTGCTGACAACTACAAAGTTGCTAGAATGGGATTCGTAAACAAAATGGACAGACAAGGTGCTGACTTCCTTAACGTGGTAAACCAGGTTAAAGACATGTTAGGATCTAATGCAGTTCCAATCGTTTTACCAATCGGTGCTGAAGAAGATTTCAAAGGTGTTGTTGACTTAATTAAAAACAGAGCTATCATCTGGGATGAAGCAGGACAAGGAGCTACTTTCGAAGTAGTGCCAATTCCTGAAGACATGAAAGCTGAAGTTCTTGAATACAGAGAGAAATTAGTAGAAGCTGTTGCTGACTACGATGAGACTTTGATGGAGAAATTCTTCGAAGATCCGGATTCAATCTCTGAAGAAGAAATCAACGAAGCGCTTAGAAAAGCTACTATCGATTTATCTATTATCCCAATGACTTGTGGTTCTTCATTCAAGAATAAAGGAGTACAGTTTATGTTGGATGCAGTATGTAAATACCTGCCTTCTCCATTGGATAAAGATGATATCAAAGGTACTGATCCAAGAACAGACGCTGAAATTACAAGAAAACCAGATGTAAACGAGCCTTTCGCGGCTTTGGCATTTAAGATTGCTACTGACCCGTTCGTGGGAAGACTGGCATTCTTCAGAGCATACTCTGGAAGACTGGATGCAGGTTCTTACATCTTGAACACCCGTTCAGGAGATAAAGAAAGAATCTCTAGAATCTATCAGATGCACGCTAACAAGCAAAACCCGGTAGAATATATTGAAGCTGGTGATATTGGTGCAGCGGTAGGATTCAAGTCTATCAAAACTGGTGATACTATGTGTGATGAGAAAAACCCGATCATTCTTGAATCTATGGTTTTCCCAGATCCGGTAATTGGTATCGCTGTTGAGCCTAAAACTAAAGCTGACCAGGATAAAATGGGTAACGCTCTAGCTAAATTGGCAGAAGAAGATCCAACGTTTACTGTTAGAACTGATGAAGCTTCTGGACAAACGATCATCTCGGGTATGGGTGAGCTTCACTTGGATATCATTGTTGACCGTATGAAGAGAGAGTTCAAGGTTGAAGTAAACCAGGGACAGCCTCAGGTAGAATACAAAGAAAACTTAACAAAAGTTGCCCAGCACAGAGAAGTTTACAAAAAACAATCTGGTGGTAAAGGTAAATTTGCTGATATCGTATTTGAATTAGGACCTGCAGAAGAAGGTAAAATTGGCTTAGAATTCATCAATGAGATCAAAGGAGGTAACGTTCCTAGAGAATTTGTTCCTGCAATTGAAAAAGGCTTTAAAGCTGCAATGAAAAACGGTCCTTTGGCTGGTTTCGAAGTTGAAGGTATTAAAGTTATTCTTAAAGACGGATCTTTCCACGCAGTGGATTCTGATGCACTTTCATTTGAAATGGCTGCTAAATTAGGATTTAAAGAAGCGGGACGTGCTGCTAAGCCAGTAATTATGGAGCCTATTATGAAACTGGAAGTTGTAACTCCGGAAGAATATATGGGTAACATCATTGGTGACCTTAACAAGAGAAGAGGTACTATCAGTGGTCAGGAAGAGAAAAACGGTGCTGTTGTAATCAAAGGTTCTGTTCCACTTTCTGAAATGTTTGGATATGTTACTACTCTAAGAACACTTTCATCAGGAAGAGCTACTTCTTCTATGGAATTAGAGAAGTACCAGGCTACTCCACAAAACGTTGCTGAAGAAATCATAGCTAAAGCAAAAGGTTAA
- a CDS encoding TrmH family RNA methyltransferase yields MLIESFQNDKIKNVTKLLADNRFRKKSKVFVVEGQQENERALQYDFEPVEFFICETIFKGKLPEGKIHHVSEKVYEKIAYRGSSEGIIGIYKTKENSLSSFTPKENSTIIIVEGVEKPGNLGAILRSCEAFGIDALVVANGKADFYNPNVIRSSVGCLFGMEVYDAENEETLNFLQKNNFNIYTTLMDETAEDIYKRDFTQRSAVLFGTEHSGLSDFWIGKGKNTLIPMAGSIDSLNLSNAVAITCYESLRQKKDDI; encoded by the coding sequence ATGTTGATAGAGAGTTTTCAGAACGATAAAATAAAAAATGTCACCAAGCTTTTGGCTGACAACAGGTTTCGTAAAAAATCAAAGGTTTTTGTTGTGGAAGGGCAGCAGGAAAATGAAAGAGCTTTACAGTATGATTTTGAACCTGTAGAGTTTTTTATCTGCGAAACCATATTTAAGGGAAAACTTCCGGAAGGCAAAATCCATCATGTAAGTGAAAAAGTTTACGAAAAAATAGCTTACAGAGGAAGTTCTGAAGGAATTATCGGGATTTATAAAACCAAAGAGAATTCACTTTCATCATTTACTCCTAAAGAAAACTCAACCATAATCATTGTGGAAGGAGTAGAAAAACCGGGCAATCTTGGTGCAATTCTGAGAAGTTGTGAAGCTTTTGGAATTGATGCTTTGGTGGTTGCAAACGGAAAAGCTGATTTTTATAACCCTAATGTAATCCGTTCAAGTGTTGGCTGTCTTTTCGGAATGGAAGTTTATGATGCTGAAAATGAAGAAACTTTAAACTTTCTGCAGAAAAACAATTTCAACATCTATACAACACTTATGGATGAAACTGCTGAAGATATTTATAAGAGAGATTTCACACAGCGCTCCGCTGTATTATTCGGAACTGAGCATTCAGGATTAAGTGACTTCTGGATTGGAAAAGGAAAAAACACGCTGATCCCTATGGCAGGAAGCATTGACTCTTTAAATTTGAGTAATGCTGTAGCGATTACCTGCTATGAATCGTTGAGGCAAAAGAAAGATGATATTTAG
- a CDS encoding low affinity iron permease family protein: protein MSQKNNNLFEKFSDWATKFTGSSYAFIGAALVVVVWAVSGPVFDYSETWQLVINTGTTIITFLMVFLIQKAQNKDSKAIQIKLNELLAANEKASNRIVDIEDLTEKELDQLHCYYEKLADFAEEDGDIHTSHSIDAAQRNQDYKHEFFKHKHEEWLQKQQEKKES from the coding sequence ATGAGCCAAAAGAATAATAATCTTTTTGAAAAATTTTCAGACTGGGCAACCAAATTTACAGGAAGTTCATATGCATTTATCGGAGCTGCGCTCGTAGTGGTTGTATGGGCCGTTTCAGGACCTGTTTTTGATTATTCTGAAACCTGGCAGCTTGTAATTAATACAGGAACAACCATCATTACTTTTTTAATGGTTTTTTTAATCCAGAAGGCTCAGAATAAAGATTCAAAGGCCATACAGATCAAACTCAATGAGCTTCTGGCGGCTAATGAAAAAGCCAGTAACAGGATTGTAGATATTGAAGATCTTACTGAGAAAGAACTGGATCAGCTTCACTGCTATTATGAGAAACTTGCTGATTTTGCAGAAGAAGATGGCGATATTCACACCTCTCACTCTATAGATGCAGCACAGAGAAATCAGGATTATAAGCATGAATTCTTTAAGCACAAGCATGAAGAGTGGCTTCAGAAACAACAGGAAAAAAAGGAATCGTAA
- the rmuC gene encoding DNA recombination protein RmuC, translated as MEMTYLIIGFIAGGILGAVILYFALKSSTVSRNSYDELNNLHIKNHSDLENLNLKVQELTQNINKEKEQNQQQTDLLNDLKNEYAKISAEYTSLNAQFSEMKQLNSKQASQIENLLEEKQNIFAKNSELSAINDSLKKSVETQKEEVLKIQEEGKLQFENLANKILEEKTEKFTEQNQLNLKNILNPLQEKINNFEKKVEDTHKESIDYHAALRQQIIGLKDLNIQMSKETLNLTKALKGDSKIQGNWGELVLERVLEKSGLEKGREYEIQKSHLTTEGNRVLPDVIVNLPDGKKMIIDSKVSLIAYERYVNEEKDEERTQFLKEHVLSLKRHIEQLSSKNYHSLYEMESPDFVLLFIPIEPAFAIALNEDKLLYNKAFEKNIVIVTPSTLLATLRTIDSMWTNQKQQENAIEIARQAGALYDKFDGFVTNLLKVGKKMEEAKTEYEGAMNKLVDGRGNLVTSAQRLKVMGAKATKSLPENLITRAKSNEENTELLEENPPQNLIDNNSFLDPDN; from the coding sequence ATGGAGATGACATATTTAATTATTGGATTTATTGCTGGCGGAATTCTGGGAGCCGTTATTTTGTACTTTGCCTTAAAATCGTCTACGGTTTCAAGAAATTCTTATGATGAACTGAATAATCTGCATATCAAAAATCATTCGGATCTGGAAAATCTTAATCTGAAAGTTCAGGAACTCACCCAAAATATCAACAAAGAAAAAGAACAGAACCAACAACAGACAGACCTGTTGAATGACCTGAAAAATGAATATGCAAAAATTTCTGCAGAATATACCTCATTAAATGCTCAGTTCTCAGAAATGAAACAGCTTAACTCAAAACAGGCTTCCCAGATCGAAAATTTATTAGAAGAGAAGCAAAATATTTTTGCGAAAAACTCTGAGCTTTCTGCAATTAATGACAGCTTAAAAAAATCTGTTGAAACTCAAAAAGAAGAAGTTCTAAAAATTCAGGAAGAAGGTAAATTGCAGTTTGAAAATTTAGCCAATAAAATATTAGAAGAAAAAACAGAGAAGTTTACTGAACAAAACCAACTGAATCTTAAAAATATATTAAATCCCCTTCAGGAAAAAATTAACAATTTTGAAAAAAAGGTAGAAGACACCCACAAAGAAAGTATTGATTATCATGCCGCCCTTCGACAACAAATCATTGGGCTGAAAGATTTAAATATCCAAATGAGCAAGGAGACCTTAAATCTAACTAAAGCCTTAAAAGGTGACAGTAAAATTCAAGGAAACTGGGGAGAATTGGTATTAGAAAGAGTCTTAGAGAAATCAGGTCTGGAGAAAGGAAGAGAATATGAAATTCAGAAAAGCCATTTAACTACCGAAGGAAACCGGGTATTGCCAGATGTTATTGTGAACCTTCCTGACGGAAAGAAAATGATTATTGACTCTAAAGTATCTCTGATTGCTTACGAACGTTATGTGAACGAAGAAAAAGATGAAGAAAGAACTCAATTTCTAAAAGAGCATGTTTTATCTTTAAAAAGACATATTGAACAACTGAGCAGCAAAAATTACCATAGCCTTTATGAAATGGAAAGCCCCGATTTTGTTTTACTGTTTATTCCAATAGAACCTGCTTTTGCCATTGCTCTCAATGAAGACAAACTGCTGTACAACAAAGCATTTGAAAAAAATATCGTAATAGTTACCCCTTCCACATTACTTGCGACTCTTCGGACAATTGACAGTATGTGGACCAACCAGAAGCAACAGGAAAATGCTATAGAAATTGCTCGTCAAGCCGGAGCTTTATATGATAAATTTGATGGTTTTGTTACCAATCTGTTAAAGGTGGGTAAAAAAATGGAAGAAGCCAAAACAGAATATGAAGGAGCTATGAATAAACTGGTTGACGGAAGAGGAAACCTGGTAACCAGCGCTCAAAGATTAAAGGTAATGGGAGCTAAAGCTACAAAATCACTTCCTGAAAACTTAATTACAAGAGCCAAATCTAATGAAGAAAATACTGAGCTACTGGAAGAAAACCCTCCACAAAATCTCATTGATAACAACAGCTTCTTAGATCCGGACAACTAA
- the rpsG gene encoding 30S ribosomal protein S7, producing the protein MRKTKAKKRPLLPDPKFNDQLVTRFVNNLMLDGKKSIAFKIFYDALDIVETKKGETEKTALEIWKDALTNVMPHVEVRSRRVGGANFQIPMPIRADRKISMAMKWLISYSKKRNDKSMALKLANEVVAASREEGAAFKKKSDTHKMAEANKAFSHFKF; encoded by the coding sequence ATGAGAAAGACAAAAGCGAAAAAAAGACCGTTGTTACCAGATCCGAAATTTAATGATCAATTGGTAACGAGATTCGTAAACAACTTAATGCTTGACGGTAAGAAGTCAATCGCATTCAAAATTTTCTATGATGCATTAGATATCGTAGAAACTAAAAAAGGAGAAACTGAAAAAACTGCACTTGAAATCTGGAAAGATGCACTTACAAATGTAATGCCTCACGTAGAAGTACGTTCTAGAAGAGTAGGTGGAGCTAACTTTCAGATTCCAATGCCAATCAGAGCTGATAGAAAAATTTCTATGGCAATGAAATGGTTAATTAGCTACTCTAAAAAGAGAAATGATAAGTCTATGGCTTTGAAATTAGCTAATGAAGTAGTAGCTGCTTCAAGAGAAGAAGGTGCTGCTTTCAAAAAGAAATCTGATACTCACAAAATGGCGGAAGCTAACAAAGCTTTCTCACACTTTAAATTCTAA
- a CDS encoding YciI family protein — MKLKTFLTLSLLAGTLSFAQEKKTEKPKFNQELATSLGADKYGMKPYTIIMLTSGPTKVEDKAKMGELMKGHLANIGKLADEGKIVVAGPFLEQNKENYRGMFIFNTKSKEEAEQWVKTDPAVQAGVFSYEIFPWYGSAALPLYLKHHEEISKENP; from the coding sequence ATGAAACTAAAAACATTTTTAACCTTATCTCTTCTTGCAGGAACATTATCCTTCGCTCAGGAAAAGAAAACAGAAAAACCGAAATTCAATCAGGAACTGGCAACGTCTCTAGGTGCTGATAAATACGGAATGAAACCTTACACGATCATAATGCTCACTTCCGGCCCTACAAAAGTTGAAGACAAAGCCAAAATGGGAGAGCTGATGAAAGGCCATTTAGCCAACATCGGAAAACTGGCTGATGAAGGAAAAATTGTTGTGGCAGGACCTTTCCTTGAGCAAAACAAAGAAAATTACCGAGGTATGTTTATTTTCAACACAAAGTCTAAAGAAGAAGCCGAGCAATGGGTAAAAACTGATCCTGCAGTACAGGCCGGGGTGTTCAGTTATGAAATATTCCCGTGGTATGGATCTGCCGCATTGCCTTTGTATTTAAAACATCATGAGGAAATTTCGAAAGAAAATCCATAA